A stretch of the Myxococcus guangdongensis genome encodes the following:
- a CDS encoding ABC transporter ATP-binding protein, with the protein MSPLLEVKGLRRDYGPLRAVDDVSFKLEAGSILGFIGPNGAGKSTTLRILATLDAPTSGEVLLGGHSLVDTPDKVRPLIGYMPDRYGTYDDVTVFEFLDFFARAYGLTGAKRRQRVESVMGFTGLGPLADKLTTALSKGMRQRVALGRTLLHDPQLLLLDEPADGLDPRARIELRELLRALADQGKAVIISSHILTELAEICDTCAIIEQGRLLATGKVEDLLQQDSNLASVELTVRLAAGSESEGAWARAERLLLEQPRVSRVSKEGEALRVSLELEPGTGADVASAALLAALVTAGLPVCAFGMRERNLEDAFMTVTKGRLA; encoded by the coding sequence ATGAGTCCGTTGCTGGAGGTGAAGGGCCTGAGGCGCGACTACGGCCCCTTGCGGGCGGTGGATGACGTGTCCTTCAAGCTGGAGGCGGGCAGCATCCTGGGGTTCATCGGCCCGAACGGCGCGGGCAAGAGCACCACGCTGCGCATCCTCGCGACGCTGGACGCGCCCACGTCCGGTGAGGTGCTGCTCGGAGGCCACTCGCTGGTGGACACGCCGGACAAGGTGCGTCCGCTCATCGGCTACATGCCGGACCGGTATGGCACCTATGACGACGTCACCGTCTTCGAGTTCCTGGACTTCTTCGCGCGCGCCTATGGGCTGACGGGCGCGAAGCGGCGCCAGCGCGTGGAGTCGGTGATGGGCTTCACGGGCCTGGGGCCGCTGGCGGACAAGCTCACCACCGCGCTGTCCAAGGGCATGCGGCAGCGCGTGGCGTTGGGGCGCACGCTGTTGCACGACCCCCAGTTGCTGCTGTTGGACGAGCCGGCGGATGGCCTGGACCCCCGGGCGCGCATCGAGCTGCGCGAGCTGCTGCGGGCGCTGGCGGACCAGGGCAAGGCGGTCATCATCTCCAGCCACATCCTCACGGAGCTGGCCGAGATTTGCGACACGTGCGCCATCATCGAGCAGGGGCGCCTGTTGGCCACGGGCAAGGTGGAGGACCTGCTCCAGCAGGACTCGAACCTCGCGTCGGTGGAGCTGACGGTGCGCCTGGCGGCGGGGTCGGAGTCGGAAGGTGCGTGGGCGCGCGCGGAGCGGCTCTTGTTGGAGCAGCCGCGGGTGTCGCGGGTGTCGAAGGAGGGTGAGGCCCTGCGCGTGAGCCTGGAGTTGGAGCCCGGCACGGGCGCGGACGTGGCGTCGGCGGCGCTCTTGGCGGCGCTGGTGACAGCGGGGCTGCCGGTGTGCGCGTTCGGCATGCGCGAGCGCAACCTCGAGGATGCCTTCATGACGGTGACGAAGGGGAGGCTCGCGTGA